In Gammaproteobacteria bacterium, one DNA window encodes the following:
- a CDS encoding efflux RND transporter permease subunit, with protein MNQIVLIALRRPYTFVVLSILIVIFGIRAIRHAPTDVFPAIKIPVISVVWAYAGMLPLDVSGRITFYFERMLTSTVEGISDIVSQAYYGISITNIFLQPHTNLPGAEAEVTAISQTIVNALPPDISPPMIMRLEASSVAVASLQVTSDEMTPAELYNLAYTQIRPLLVVIPGAILPHPYGGKPKQLLVSLDKDKMLARNVSPTDIHAAFDRQNIVLPAGDMKIKQTDWMVQTNAMPPDIDEFNSIPIKREGNSFVFLRDVADVQLAGPPQTNSVMVDGKQAVIIVVMKSGEASTLDVVNGIRAALPRIKEIVPSHVDVKIITDASVFVRESIEEVTHEMAIAGLLVGLIVMVMLGSWRPMVVVTTSIPLCILTSLIFLQVLNESMNVMTLGGLALAVGILVDDATVMIENIDTHLEMGKELDEAIIDAANQIVIPTLLATLCICIVWLPLFTLSGVSGFLFKPMALAVIFAMLASFILSRTLVPTMAKYLIKHPHAEEHEKESHQSDEKPAGRFAGFQQRLKHHMGIFSRFQKGFEARFLRFCAWYGGLLEYTIENRRRLATIMLAFALVSLILFYFNGRDFFPEVRSGTIQMHMRAPLGTRMESTNRIATLVSNDIKELLPGQVEDIVSNCGIPVGPHNLAFIPTPTIGTQDCDLTITLFNEKSAVWDLREILHKGLKERYPGSEFTFQPADLIAKILNFGSPSPITVQVNGMDIYGNYEYARQLQARLRKIPGSSDVVIQQTMRTPTMFVEGQRTFGLGVNKSETDIALNMLVTTNGTQQIDQKYWLDLKTGVSYQINIYNPQPQVASVNDLNTIPVKKIGDGGLDEDYQLLGNLTKLSPVGTPGLVTHRGIMPLIEVYVSAEGRGLGGVLDDVKKIVDEMDDLVPRGSEVQIAGQAANMVTTYGELIIGLIAAVVLIYLLLVINFQSWLDPFIIITALPGALAGIAWALFLTQTNISVPALTGAIMAMGTATANSILVVSYARERIQIHGDPLLAAIESGKARIRPVLMTAAAMIMGMLPMAMGGSTNAPLGRAVIGGLTFATVYTLFFVPCVYAVIYYSRKRSVSKNEQQDALQQGDS; from the coding sequence ATGAATCAAATTGTACTGATCGCTTTACGAAGACCATATACCTTTGTAGTTCTTTCAATTCTGATCGTTATATTTGGAATCAGAGCGATACGGCATGCACCGACAGATGTTTTTCCCGCTATCAAAATTCCCGTAATTTCTGTAGTGTGGGCTTACGCCGGTATGTTGCCGCTGGATGTGTCCGGTCGTATCACTTTTTACTTCGAGCGCATGCTGACTTCGACGGTGGAAGGTATCTCGGATATCGTCAGTCAAGCGTACTATGGCATCAGCATCACAAATATTTTTCTTCAGCCACATACTAACCTCCCTGGCGCTGAAGCGGAAGTCACAGCGATAAGCCAGACCATTGTCAACGCGCTGCCACCGGATATTTCGCCGCCGATGATCATGCGTTTGGAAGCATCTTCGGTAGCGGTTGCCAGTCTGCAGGTTACGTCAGATGAGATGACGCCGGCAGAACTCTATAATCTTGCTTATACGCAAATCAGACCCCTGCTTGTAGTGATTCCGGGGGCGATTCTTCCGCATCCTTACGGTGGAAAGCCCAAACAGCTTTTGGTATCCCTCGATAAAGACAAAATGTTGGCTCGTAATGTATCGCCAACGGATATCCATGCGGCCTTCGATCGGCAGAATATCGTGTTGCCCGCGGGTGACATGAAGATCAAGCAGACCGACTGGATGGTTCAGACAAACGCAATGCCGCCGGATATCGATGAATTCAACAGTATTCCGATTAAACGAGAAGGTAATTCCTTCGTTTTTTTGCGCGACGTCGCCGATGTTCAGCTTGCAGGTCCCCCGCAAACAAACTCCGTAATGGTGGATGGTAAACAGGCTGTCATTATTGTCGTCATGAAAAGTGGTGAGGCATCGACCCTGGACGTCGTCAACGGTATCAGGGCAGCGCTTCCGCGTATCAAGGAGATCGTGCCGTCTCATGTGGATGTCAAAATCATTACCGATGCATCGGTCTTCGTGAGGGAATCCATTGAGGAGGTAACACATGAGATGGCGATCGCTGGCCTGCTTGTCGGTTTGATTGTCATGGTCATGCTGGGCTCATGGCGCCCCATGGTAGTCGTTACGACTTCAATTCCGTTGTGTATTTTAACCTCCCTTATCTTCCTGCAAGTGCTGAATGAGTCGATGAACGTCATGACGCTGGGAGGATTGGCGCTAGCGGTAGGGATTCTTGTCGATGACGCGACAGTGATGATAGAGAACATCGATACCCACCTGGAGATGGGTAAAGAACTCGATGAAGCAATCATTGATGCAGCCAATCAGATCGTTATTCCGACGCTGCTTGCTACATTATGTATATGCATTGTCTGGTTGCCGCTGTTCACGCTTTCGGGCGTATCGGGTTTTCTGTTCAAGCCAATGGCGCTGGCGGTGATATTTGCCATGCTGGCGTCCTTCATTCTGTCGCGTACGCTTGTACCGACCATGGCGAAATATCTGATTAAGCATCCTCACGCAGAGGAACACGAAAAGGAATCGCACCAGAGCGATGAAAAGCCAGCGGGGAGGTTTGCCGGTTTTCAGCAGAGATTAAAGCATCATATGGGAATTTTCTCTCGTTTTCAGAAAGGATTCGAGGCTCGCTTTCTTCGATTCTGCGCTTGGTATGGCGGATTGCTCGAATACACAATTGAAAATCGCCGTCGACTTGCAACGATCATGCTGGCTTTCGCGCTTGTCTCACTTATTTTGTTCTACTTCAACGGACGTGATTTTTTTCCTGAAGTCAGATCAGGAACCATCCAGATGCACATGCGGGCACCTCTCGGTACACGGATGGAATCCACAAACCGCATCGCCACGCTTGTTTCTAACGACATCAAGGAATTGCTTCCCGGGCAGGTCGAAGATATCGTCAGTAATTGCGGCATACCCGTCGGACCGCATAACCTAGCGTTTATTCCGACGCCCACCATCGGAACGCAGGATTGCGATCTGACGATCACCCTGTTCAACGAAAAATCGGCAGTGTGGGATCTGCGTGAAATTCTTCATAAAGGTTTGAAAGAACGCTATCCAGGAAGTGAATTCACATTTCAGCCAGCCGATCTGATAGCGAAAATTTTGAATTTCGGTTCTCCTTCTCCAATTACTGTTCAGGTTAACGGGATGGATATATACGGGAACTACGAGTATGCACGCCAACTGCAAGCCAGGCTACGTAAAATTCCCGGTTCCTCCGACGTAGTCATCCAGCAAACCATGCGTACGCCAACCATGTTTGTCGAAGGCCAAAGAACATTTGGACTCGGCGTTAACAAGAGTGAAACGGACATTGCTCTGAATATGCTGGTCACCACTAACGGAACCCAGCAGATCGATCAGAAATACTGGCTGGATCTGAAAACCGGGGTTTCCTATCAGATCAACATCTACAACCCTCAACCTCAGGTCGCAAGTGTCAATGACTTGAATACAATTCCTGTCAAGAAGATAGGGGATGGCGGTTTGGATGAGGATTATCAGCTTCTGGGCAATCTGACGAAGCTGTCGCCGGTGGGAACGCCTGGTCTGGTTACCCACAGGGGTATCATGCCGCTGATCGAGGTCTATGTATCTGCCGAAGGGCGTGGACTTGGCGGTGTGCTGGATGATGTCAAGAAGATTGTTGATGAGATGGACGATCTAGTCCCTCGTGGTTCCGAAGTTCAAATCGCCGGTCAAGCCGCGAATATGGTCACTACCTATGGCGAACTGATTATCGGCCTCATAGCGGCTGTCGTACTGATCTATCTCCTGCTTGTCATCAATTTTCAATCATGGTTGGATCCTTTCATCATCATTACAGCATTGCCGGGTGCGTTAGCAGGCATTGCCTGGGCTCTGTTCCTGACCCAGACGAACATTTCCGTACCGGCTCTGACAGGCGCCATCATGGCGATGGGAACGGCCACGGCAAATTCCATACTTGTCGTGTCCTATGCACGGGAGCGCATCCAAATTCATGGCGATCCGTTGTTAGCCGCGATTGAGTCAGGCAAAGCGCGTATTCGCCCTGTGCTGATGACCGCAGCAGCCATGATTATGGGCATGCTTCCGATGGCTATGGGAGGATCCACCAATGCGCCGCTGGGTCGTGCGGTTATTGGCGGCTTGACGTTCGCAACTGTGTATACCCTGTTTTTTGTTCCCTGCGTGTACGCCGTCATCTATTACAGCCGCAAGCGAAGCGTTTCTAAAAATGAGCAGCAAGATGCCCTTCAACAAGGAGACTCATGA
- a CDS encoding RnfH family protein, translating to MQVEVVYALPHVQILQKLDVPPGCTVEQAIRLCGILQQFPEIDLAKNKLGIFGKITQPQAVLQPHDRVEIYRPLIIDPKEARRLRAKKK from the coding sequence ATGCAGGTTGAAGTCGTTTACGCATTGCCGCATGTTCAGATTCTGCAGAAACTCGATGTGCCGCCCGGCTGTACGGTAGAACAAGCGATCCGGCTATGCGGAATTTTGCAGCAATTTCCGGAAATCGATCTGGCCAAAAACAAACTGGGCATTTTCGGCAAAATCACACAGCCGCAAGCGGTGTTGCAGCCCCATGACCGGGTTGAGATTTACCGGCCTTTGATCATCGATCCGAAAGAAGCCCGAAGATTGCGCGCCAAGAAAAAATAA
- a CDS encoding PDZ domain-containing protein yields MRAAPKEKRTTSLGTVPDFSYKGEGVRIDNTLPGSPAQQAGLQPGDILIQLAGQPVSDLASYAAILRSLKAGEKVELRYRRDDAVMVAEVVLVER; encoded by the coding sequence GTGCGCGCCGCACCCAAAGAAAAACGCACAACCAGCCTCGGCACCGTCCCGGATTTTTCATATAAAGGCGAAGGCGTGCGCATCGACAACACCCTCCCCGGCTCCCCGGCGCAACAAGCCGGACTGCAACCAGGCGATATTCTGATTCAACTGGCCGGGCAGCCGGTTAGCGATTTGGCATCGTATGCGGCGATTTTGCGGTCGCTAAAAGCGGGGGAGAAAGTGGAATTGCGGTATCGAAGGGATGATGCGGTGATGGTGGCTGAGGTGGTGCTGGTGGAGCGCTAG